Proteins co-encoded in one Flavobacterium fluviale genomic window:
- a CDS encoding peptidase produces the protein MTKKKKKNLRKKLFIKNRLVVLNEDTFEETFSFRLTLMNVFVTFTLGGIFLILITTFIIAFSPLREFIPGYSSTELKRNATKLAIKSDSLETALRQNEAYIKGIQKVLKGEMEYSKFNRDSILAETVEDPSDLNMKASDAEIKLREEVTAAEKEMKTKSQDKKKSDKK, from the coding sequence ATGACTAAGAAAAAGAAGAAAAACCTAAGGAAAAAATTGTTCATCAAAAATCGACTAGTCGTTTTGAATGAAGACACTTTTGAAGAAACATTTTCTTTTAGGCTTACTTTAATGAATGTGTTTGTAACATTTACCTTAGGAGGTATTTTTTTAATTCTTATTACAACTTTTATAATTGCTTTTTCACCGCTCCGAGAATTTATTCCAGGATATTCTTCGACAGAATTAAAAAGAAATGCTACCAAATTGGCAATCAAATCAGATTCGCTTGAAACAGCTTTACGACAAAATGAGGCTTATATAAAAGGAATTCAAAAGGTTTTAAAAGGCGAAATGGAATATTCGAAATTTAATAGGGATTCTATTTTGGCCGAAACAGTTGAAGATCCTTCAGATTTAAATATGAAAGCATCTGATGCTGAGATTAAGTTAAGAGAAGAAGTAACAGCAGCCGAAAAGGAAATGAAGACTAAATCTCAAGATAAAAAGAAAAGTGACAAAAAATAA
- a CDS encoding GH3 auxin-responsive promoter family protein, with the protein MSIKALAAKLFASKIYHQTQTWAQKPVETQEKIFQKLIKNAKETSFGKDHHFNKIKNVEDFQQNVPVRDYEDLKPYIEKVIKGEADILWKGKPLYFAKTSGTTSGAKFIPLTKESMPYHIEAARNAILHYVHETGNADFVDGKMIFLQGSPILTEKYGIKFGRLSGIVAHFVPKYLQKNRMPSWETNCIEDWETKVDAIVDETIKENMSVISGIPAWVQMYFERLQQKSGGKKIGDIFKNFKLFIYGGVNYEPYRAKFENMIGRKVDSIELFPASEGFFAYQSRNFGIKNEEGMLLLLNSGIFYEFIKADEFFEENPKVLTIGEVEIGVNYVLIISTNAGLWRYNIGDTVQFTSLLPHRVIVSGRIKHYISAFGEHVIANEVENAMEEAVASTNIVINEFTVAPQINPANGLPYHEWLIEFENEPENMEIFAETIDNSMRRQNIYYDDLITGNVLRKVVVTKVSKNGFQDYMKSQGKLGGQNKIPRLSNNRDIADNLIKSDNI; encoded by the coding sequence ATGTCAATTAAAGCATTAGCAGCAAAATTATTTGCAAGTAAAATATATCATCAAACACAGACTTGGGCCCAAAAACCAGTCGAAACCCAAGAGAAAATCTTTCAAAAATTAATTAAAAATGCGAAAGAAACGAGTTTTGGAAAAGATCATCATTTTAATAAAATAAAAAACGTTGAAGATTTTCAGCAAAATGTTCCTGTAAGAGATTACGAAGATTTAAAACCTTACATAGAAAAAGTAATAAAGGGAGAAGCAGATATTTTGTGGAAAGGAAAACCGCTTTATTTTGCAAAGACTTCTGGAACTACTTCGGGTGCAAAATTTATTCCGCTGACCAAAGAATCAATGCCATATCATATTGAAGCGGCTAGAAATGCGATTTTACACTATGTTCATGAAACTGGAAATGCCGATTTTGTTGACGGAAAAATGATCTTTTTGCAAGGAAGCCCCATTCTGACTGAAAAATATGGGATCAAGTTCGGAAGACTTTCAGGAATTGTTGCCCATTTTGTTCCTAAATATCTGCAAAAAAACAGAATGCCATCTTGGGAAACCAATTGCATAGAAGATTGGGAAACCAAAGTAGATGCAATTGTCGATGAAACTATTAAAGAAAATATGTCTGTTATTTCTGGAATTCCGGCTTGGGTGCAAATGTATTTTGAGCGTTTGCAGCAAAAAAGCGGCGGGAAGAAAATAGGCGATATTTTTAAAAACTTTAAACTGTTTATTTACGGGGGCGTTAATTACGAACCATATCGCGCCAAGTTCGAAAATATGATTGGCAGAAAAGTTGACAGCATAGAATTGTTTCCTGCTTCTGAAGGATTTTTTGCCTATCAATCCCGAAATTTTGGGATCAAAAATGAAGAAGGAATGCTTTTATTATTGAATTCTGGAATTTTCTACGAGTTTATAAAGGCAGATGAATTTTTTGAAGAAAATCCAAAAGTGCTGACAATTGGAGAAGTTGAAATAGGAGTAAACTACGTTTTGATTATTTCTACAAATGCGGGACTTTGGCGTTATAATATTGGTGACACAGTTCAGTTTACATCGTTGTTACCACATCGTGTTATAGTTTCTGGACGTATTAAGCATTATATTTCGGCTTTTGGCGAACATGTAATTGCTAATGAAGTAGAAAATGCAATGGAAGAAGCCGTTGCATCGACTAATATTGTAATTAACGAATTCACGGTAGCGCCGCAAATTAATCCAGCAAACGGACTCCCGTATCATGAATGGCTTATAGAATTCGAAAACGAACCAGAAAACATGGAAATTTTTGCAGAAACGATTGACAATTCAATGCGTAGGCAGAACATTTACTACGATGATTTGATTACTGGAAATGTTTTAAGAAAAGTTGTGGTTACTAAAGTTTCTAAAAACGGATTTCAGGATTATATGAAATCACAGGGAAAATTGGGAGGACAGAATAAAATTCCGAGATTGTCTAATAATAGGGATATTGCGGATAATTTGATAAAATCGGATAATATTTAA
- a CDS encoding transposase — MVLSEVGIIADILWHQIPIHHKNVELGDFVVMPNHIHGILIIDKHLNNANVDNVETGHALSLPTEIIQKPGLQRFQNIGKNTISSIVGSYKSAVTKHANRLGYPHQWQKLFYDNIIRNNNDYQKISDYIVSNPENWAKDKFKTEET, encoded by the coding sequence ATGGTTTTGTCAGAGGTTGGTATTATTGCTGATATATTATGGCATCAAATACCAATACACCATAAAAACGTTGAATTGGGTGATTTTGTAGTCATGCCAAATCATATCCACGGAATTTTGATTATCGACAAACATTTGAATAATGCAAATGTAGATAATGTAGAGACAGGGCATGCCCTGTCTTTACCAACAGAAATAATTCAAAAACCAGGTTTGCAGCGTTTTCAAAATATTGGTAAAAATACTATTTCGTCAATTGTTGGATCATATAAATCTGCGGTAACCAAACATGCTAACAGATTGGGATATCCGCATCAATGGCAAAAATTATTTTACGATAACATTATTAGAAACAATAATGATTATCAAAAAATTTCTGATTACATTGTTTCAAATCCAGAAAATTGGGCAAAGGATAAATTTAAAACAGAAGAAACATAG
- a CDS encoding DUF6909 family protein codes for MKETKHISRSRAQESSAAIEKMYITMRHLFNRGFYKPMGVSGDSLRESLLALRPEIYGNIAEEKVELNGLLYVIERLPIGIEQCRFINLTSDEGYSKSHFQAIVPPKRRRNCYRIDEEQMNVEITRGRSDIYDILTHLTFIFIESHKIKNRVLIDDGGEVSRDWQKLEQAVMQTKKLSQVEKEKAISHVANILARTFEEVLDIYDAFGSENAPDRFLHVIYWLGKLAIEEIVENNKRTITFSPVLRERLGHHIHGEIWATNIKEVLKANDLLKRPIHVISANMHSVMNSIFATPLLKTKFKGKTDFFIYEELSSSGSKEIRGQVEELALKNGMISLPDTSGTNIDVQIFDTAKIDWSKTAFSYANIDEEKPVIIVMDYAFGEQAYETIDELLKPFKKETLLNVKSVSIMGKAGILEGGKGDIMIPTAHINEGTADNYFFENELTGAMFEGNDIDIYEGAMVTVLGTSLQNRDLLKFFHESTWGVIGLEMEGSYYQKAIQSASKIRKSVPHDIKVRYAYYASDNPLETGSTLASGGLGTTGVKPTYLITIKILEQIFNIKEPV; via the coding sequence ATGAAAGAAACCAAACATATATCAAGATCTAGAGCGCAGGAATCGTCTGCGGCGATAGAAAAAATGTACATTACAATGCGCCATTTATTCAACCGTGGTTTTTACAAACCAATGGGAGTTTCTGGCGACAGCTTACGAGAATCATTATTAGCATTACGTCCTGAAATCTACGGAAATATAGCCGAAGAAAAAGTAGAACTTAACGGACTTTTATACGTTATAGAACGTTTACCAATTGGAATCGAACAATGCCGTTTTATCAATTTAACTTCTGACGAAGGATATTCTAAATCGCATTTTCAGGCAATTGTTCCTCCAAAAAGAAGAAGAAACTGCTACAGAATCGACGAAGAACAAATGAACGTAGAAATTACGCGCGGCCGTTCTGATATCTATGACATTCTAACACATTTGACTTTCATTTTTATTGAATCTCATAAAATTAAAAACAGAGTTTTAATTGATGACGGAGGAGAAGTTTCTCGCGACTGGCAGAAATTGGAACAGGCTGTTATGCAGACCAAAAAGCTTTCTCAAGTTGAAAAAGAAAAAGCTATTTCGCACGTGGCTAATATTTTAGCAAGAACTTTCGAAGAAGTTTTAGATATTTACGATGCTTTTGGTTCAGAAAATGCGCCAGATCGCTTCCTGCACGTTATTTATTGGTTAGGAAAATTAGCAATCGAAGAAATTGTTGAGAATAATAAACGTACAATTACTTTTAGCCCGGTTTTACGCGAGCGTTTAGGGCACCATATTCACGGAGAAATCTGGGCAACAAATATTAAAGAAGTTCTTAAAGCAAACGATTTGCTGAAAAGACCAATTCACGTCATTAGTGCGAATATGCACAGTGTCATGAATTCGATTTTTGCAACGCCGTTATTAAAAACAAAATTTAAAGGAAAAACAGATTTCTTTATTTACGAAGAACTAAGCAGTTCAGGATCAAAAGAAATTAGAGGTCAAGTTGAAGAATTAGCTCTTAAAAACGGAATGATTTCACTTCCAGATACTTCTGGAACCAATATCGACGTTCAGATTTTTGATACGGCGAAAATTGACTGGTCGAAAACGGCATTTTCTTATGCTAATATCGATGAAGAAAAACCAGTTATCATTGTAATGGATTATGCTTTTGGAGAACAAGCTTATGAAACTATCGATGAACTTTTGAAACCATTTAAGAAAGAAACTTTACTAAATGTAAAATCGGTTTCTATTATGGGTAAAGCTGGAATTCTAGAAGGTGGAAAAGGAGATATTATGATCCCGACGGCACATATTAACGAGGGAACTGCAGATAATTATTTCTTCGAAAATGAACTTACAGGTGCAATGTTTGAAGGAAATGACATTGATATTTATGAAGGCGCGATGGTAACCGTTCTTGGAACATCTTTACAAAATAGAGATTTACTGAAATTTTTTCACGAATCAACATGGGGTGTAATTGGTCTTGAAATGGAAGGATCTTATTACCAAAAAGCGATTCAGTCGGCATCTAAAATTAGAAAAAGCGTACCGCATGATATTAAAGTTCGTTATGCTTATTATGCTTCAGATAACCCGTTAGAAACAGGAAGTACGTTAGCTTCTGGCGGTTTAGGAACCACTGGTGTTAAACCAACTTATTTGATTACAATAAAAATTCTTGAACAGATTTTTAATATAAAAGAGCCAGTATAA
- a CDS encoding O-antigen ligase family protein produces MKVSDILLKIRKVFLLSLIVAFVYGFLETLVVIFGFGTFYPVLKLFSYFPFLEVSLHSAGRISSIAYEPPFLAIYLITISGWMFSYILTHKSPFKFLPAFAVLFLTYFSGSRTGLVVVVIQLFVFCTFLYKDPRFKSYIVKSLFGFGLVFCFLLLLNGEKMVKSISEKADSLDFKKNLTKNVSNQSRFGMQYAAFHVFLENPIIGVGFGQQAYHIRTHYPSWATRNNYEFELLYKNKNERSFPPGYNIYTRLLAETGLAGIALFLMLLYFSLREARLLLKKAKGDEKILLIIILISLIGLYINWLQIDTFRMYGVWLNLAVLIRLRYKPLNLRDE; encoded by the coding sequence ATGAAAGTTTCTGATATTCTTTTAAAGATTAGAAAGGTATTTTTACTTTCATTAATTGTTGCATTTGTGTACGGATTTTTAGAAACACTGGTTGTAATTTTTGGCTTTGGAACTTTTTATCCTGTTCTAAAATTATTTAGTTATTTCCCTTTTTTAGAAGTTTCCCTTCATTCTGCCGGAAGAATTTCATCTATTGCTTATGAACCTCCATTTTTAGCTATTTATCTTATAACCATTTCGGGCTGGATGTTTAGTTATATTCTAACTCATAAAAGCCCATTTAAGTTTCTGCCGGCATTTGCAGTTTTATTTTTAACCTATTTTTCAGGCTCCAGGACAGGACTTGTTGTGGTTGTTATTCAGCTGTTTGTATTTTGTACGTTTTTGTATAAAGACCCGCGTTTTAAATCTTATATCGTAAAATCTCTCTTCGGATTTGGATTGGTTTTTTGTTTTTTACTTCTTTTAAATGGAGAGAAAATGGTAAAATCTATAAGTGAAAAAGCCGATTCTTTAGATTTTAAAAAGAACCTGACCAAAAATGTATCTAATCAGTCAAGATTTGGTATGCAGTATGCGGCATTTCATGTTTTTCTGGAAAATCCTATTATTGGAGTAGGTTTTGGACAGCAGGCTTATCATATTCGGACCCATTATCCGAGCTGGGCAACAAGAAATAACTACGAGTTTGAACTTCTCTATAAAAACAAAAACGAGAGATCTTTTCCGCCGGGATATAATATTTACACTCGGTTACTTGCCGAAACAGGTTTGGCTGGAATTGCTTTATTTTTGATGCTGCTTTATTTTTCTTTGCGAGAAGCCAGATTACTGCTGAAAAAAGCAAAAGGTGATGAAAAGATTTTATTAATAATTATTTTGATTTCTCTTATCGGATTATATATAAATTGGCTTCAAATCGATACTTTTAGAATGTATGGCGTATGGCTGAATTTGGCTGTTTTGATTCGATTGAGATACAAACCATTAAACTTAAGAGATGAATAA
- a CDS encoding glycosyltransferase, with product MNKILVLIPYYNNIEGLLKSLKSIDADENLDVLIVDDGSTIKLQKELIAGSFKANGKILYKISEKNEGIESALNHGLKIAKSQQYEYIARLDCGDVCLGKRFQIQSQFLEKNPEIKIVGSNVLAVDCNDNFLYAINLPLNHEDIEKKMYFNSMLIHPAVMFCSSILDTIGYYPTQYKSAEDYAFFFAILKKHRIANLQEYLTQIEINEKGISLQRRQQQVKSRIQIIKDNFYFGWYPIYGLFRNYVLLVLPYRIILKIKKIKKNA from the coding sequence ATGAATAAAATTCTAGTTTTAATTCCATATTATAATAATATCGAAGGTTTGTTAAAATCTCTAAAATCAATAGATGCAGATGAAAATTTGGATGTATTAATTGTGGATGATGGAAGTACAATTAAATTGCAAAAAGAGCTGATTGCTGGAAGTTTTAAAGCCAATGGAAAAATCCTTTATAAAATTTCAGAGAAGAATGAAGGAATAGAATCAGCATTGAATCATGGATTAAAAATAGCTAAGAGTCAACAATACGAATATATAGCGAGATTAGATTGCGGCGATGTTTGTTTGGGCAAAAGATTCCAAATTCAGTCTCAATTTTTAGAGAAAAACCCTGAAATTAAAATTGTCGGCTCCAACGTATTGGCTGTAGATTGTAACGATAATTTCTTATACGCAATTAATCTTCCGCTGAATCATGAAGATATAGAAAAGAAAATGTATTTCAATTCAATGCTTATACATCCCGCCGTAATGTTTTGTAGTTCAATATTAGACACAATTGGTTATTATCCTACTCAATATAAATCTGCAGAAGATTATGCTTTCTTTTTTGCGATTTTGAAAAAACATAGAATTGCTAATTTACAAGAGTATCTAACCCAAATAGAAATAAACGAAAAAGGAATTTCTTTGCAGAGAAGACAGCAGCAGGTAAAAAGCAGAATCCAGATTATTAAGGATAATTTTTATTTTGGATGGTATCCAATTTATGGCCTTTTCAGAAATTATGTATTACTTGTATTACCGTACAGAATAATTTTGAAGATTAAAAAAATAAAGAAAAATGCTTAA
- a CDS encoding O-antigen ligase family protein: MLLIFWLSIVFQRIKDKDRLKTVILCSITLVVLISLFLIALYYFKNNSLPFSNTAEVNQLLLLERPYIGFIAVLGVFLAIEKAVLNPSFKIIWFSNAIVLFLFIILISARISILTLFLLAAVYLVFYFRINKLKKTLILISLAIGFGVLVFTNKNISERFFIKSNLSESLKTASDYEPRIVIWDCAFRMTKENNFNFLVGFDGYKTIEKYFSDCYSSNIENESKREYFLSENFNSHNQFIDFYLIGGITALLLFAVFFIKLLNESRYNFFKAAIVVSFLLFFIVENIFYRQFGCYLFGLFILILPHNKLNEEN; the protein is encoded by the coding sequence TTGCTTTTAATATTTTGGTTATCAATTGTTTTTCAAAGAATTAAAGATAAAGACAGACTCAAAACCGTTATTTTATGTTCTATAACCCTTGTAGTTTTAATTTCACTTTTTTTAATTGCATTATATTATTTTAAAAACAACAGCCTTCCTTTTTCTAATACGGCTGAGGTTAATCAGTTATTATTATTAGAGCGTCCGTATATTGGATTTATTGCTGTTTTGGGTGTTTTTTTAGCTATAGAAAAAGCAGTTTTAAATCCCTCTTTTAAAATAATATGGTTCAGTAATGCAATAGTGCTGTTTCTATTTATAATTCTTATTTCAGCAAGAATTTCTATTCTCACTTTGTTTTTATTGGCCGCAGTTTATTTAGTTTTTTATTTTAGAATTAATAAATTGAAAAAGACCCTTATTTTAATAAGTCTTGCTATTGGATTTGGAGTTTTAGTATTTACAAATAAGAATATCTCAGAACGATTTTTTATAAAAAGCAATCTTTCAGAATCTTTAAAAACAGCATCAGATTATGAGCCAAGAATCGTAATTTGGGATTGTGCATTTCGAATGACAAAAGAAAATAACTTTAACTTTTTAGTTGGTTTTGATGGTTATAAAACTATAGAAAAATATTTTTCAGACTGCTATTCATCCAATATTGAAAATGAATCAAAACGAGAGTATTTTTTATCAGAAAATTTCAATTCGCACAATCAATTTATTGATTTTTATTTAATAGGAGGAATTACAGCACTTTTATTGTTTGCTGTGTTCTTTATTAAATTACTAAACGAATCAAGATATAATTTTTTTAAAGCAGCTATAGTAGTTTCGTTCTTGCTTTTTTTCATAGTAGAAAATATATTTTACAGACAATTTGGATGTTATTTGTTTGGTTTATTTATACTAATTTTACCGCATAATAAATTAAATGAAGAAAATTAA
- a CDS encoding glycosyltransferase, whose product MKKIKIVHVLHSVGGVDVSLRQILHNLDTENFENIVIHGDSDTDKEFVNKDSKPLVHYLLPIYREISLLNDLSSILKAWKIIRKEKPDLIHSHSTKGGVIGRIAGFLTGTKVLHTPQAFSFLSAESKIKEYVFLKIEKLLSKGNTVLLASSQSELNRAIREVGFPKNKTDLFNNAIEPIEKIFDLSIPKTWPDQYLCTVGRPCYQKNIEELIQVLYELNKNVDIHLVILGLGHHADHIKQVENLITKLNLKDKVTLLNWTTREDVLNIISKSKLYLSTARYEGLPYSIIESLALAIPCVVSDCDGNRDLITNDYNGYCIKENKTLEFSNKIGVLLQDEKLYDEFSKNAKNTFEDGHNIYKKIKDLESIYRDQLK is encoded by the coding sequence ATGAAGAAAATTAAAATTGTACATGTTCTCCATTCTGTAGGAGGAGTTGATGTTTCGTTGAGACAGATACTTCACAATTTAGATACTGAGAACTTTGAGAATATAGTCATTCATGGAGACTCGGATACTGATAAAGAATTTGTAAATAAAGATTCTAAACCATTAGTACATTATCTTTTGCCAATTTACAGAGAGATATCTTTATTAAATGATTTGTCATCAATTTTAAAAGCATGGAAAATTATTCGAAAAGAAAAACCAGATTTAATACACTCTCATAGTACAAAAGGTGGAGTAATTGGAAGAATTGCTGGTTTTTTAACGGGAACAAAAGTTTTACACACTCCTCAGGCATTTTCTTTTTTAAGTGCAGAGAGTAAAATTAAAGAATATGTTTTTCTTAAAATTGAAAAACTGCTTTCTAAAGGAAATACCGTTTTACTAGCATCTTCTCAATCGGAATTAAATAGAGCAATAAGAGAGGTTGGTTTTCCAAAAAATAAAACAGATCTTTTTAATAACGCTATAGAGCCAATTGAAAAAATATTTGATTTATCTATACCCAAAACATGGCCAGACCAATATCTTTGTACAGTAGGCAGACCTTGTTATCAAAAAAACATCGAAGAGCTGATTCAGGTTTTATATGAACTTAATAAAAATGTAGATATACATTTAGTTATTTTAGGATTAGGCCATCATGCCGACCATATTAAGCAGGTTGAAAATTTAATTACGAAACTAAATTTAAAAGATAAAGTAACATTACTAAACTGGACAACCAGAGAAGATGTTTTGAATATTATTAGCAAATCGAAACTTTACCTTTCAACAGCCCGATATGAAGGGCTTCCCTATTCGATTATTGAGAGTTTGGCACTAGCAATTCCTTGCGTAGTTTCTGATTGTGATGGAAATAGAGATTTAATTACAAATGATTATAATGGTTATTGTATAAAAGAAAACAAAACATTAGAGTTCAGTAATAAGATTGGTGTTTTGCTTCAAGACGAAAAATTATATGATGAATTTTCAAAAAATGCTAAGAACACTTTTGAAGACGGCCATAATATTTATAAAAAAATAAAAGATTTAGAATCTATATATAGAGATCAATTGAAATAA
- a CDS encoding UDP-glucuronic acid decarboxylase family protein, whose amino-acid sequence MKRILITGAAGFLGSHLCDRFIKEGYFVIGMDNLITGDLKNIEHLFKLENFEFYHHDITKFVHVPGDLDYILHFASPASPIDYLKIPIQTLKVGSLGTHNLLGLARVKKARILIASTSEVYGDPLVHPQTEEYYGNVNTIGPRGVYDEAKRFQESITMAYHTFHGVETRIVRIFNTYGPRMRLNDGRVIPAFIGQALRGEDLTIFGDGSQTRSFCYVDDQVEGIFRLLHSDYVYPVNIGNPDEITIKDFAEEIIKLTGTNQKVVYHPLPINDPLQRQPDTTKAKELLGWEAKVSRSEGMKITYDYFRSLSPEELSKEEHKDFSSYIK is encoded by the coding sequence ATGAAAAGAATACTTATCACTGGAGCTGCAGGATTTCTAGGATCGCATTTATGTGACAGATTTATCAAAGAAGGTTACTTCGTAATCGGCATGGATAATCTGATAACGGGAGATCTTAAAAATATTGAACATCTATTCAAACTAGAAAACTTCGAGTTTTATCATCATGATATTACCAAGTTTGTCCATGTTCCTGGTGATTTAGATTATATTTTACATTTTGCATCGCCGGCAAGCCCGATCGATTATTTAAAAATTCCGATTCAAACCCTTAAAGTTGGATCTCTTGGAACACATAATTTGTTAGGATTGGCGAGAGTAAAAAAAGCGCGAATTTTAATTGCTTCAACTTCTGAAGTTTATGGAGATCCTTTAGTACATCCGCAGACTGAAGAATACTACGGAAATGTGAACACAATTGGTCCGCGTGGCGTTTATGACGAAGCCAAACGTTTTCAGGAATCTATCACAATGGCCTACCATACTTTTCATGGTGTAGAAACCAGAATTGTGCGTATTTTTAATACTTACGGACCAAGAATGCGATTAAACGATGGTCGTGTAATTCCTGCCTTCATCGGTCAAGCTTTACGTGGTGAAGATTTAACGATTTTTGGAGATGGTTCACAAACACGTTCTTTCTGCTACGTAGATGATCAAGTTGAAGGTATTTTCAGATTATTACATTCCGATTATGTATATCCTGTAAACATTGGAAATCCAGATGAAATCACCATAAAAGATTTTGCAGAAGAAATCATTAAATTGACAGGAACTAATCAAAAGGTAGTCTATCATCCTTTACCAATAAACGATCCTTTACAGCGTCAGCCAGACACTACAAAAGCAAAAGAATTGTTAGGATGGGAAGCAAAAGTAAGCCGTTCTGAAGGAATGAAAATTACCTACGATTATTTTAGATCATTATCTCCAGAAGAACTTTCAAAAGAAGAGCACAAAGACTTTTCAAGTTATATCAAATAA
- a CDS encoding glycosyltransferase family 2 protein — MNDLVSILTPTYNTEKFIRATIESVQNQTYQNWEMILVDDASTDKTVSIIKEFAQNDSRIKLFRLSKNSGNGFARNEALEKASGKYIAYLDADDVWFPQKLEKQLQFLKSNNLPFTFSFYDCIDEEGNNLNRRVESPQPLTYKQLFFCNYVGNLTAIYDAEYYGKIKLESSEKRQDWRIWLTILKQLKTVKAVPEPLAFYRIRKDSISSSKFKLIKHNFGVYRDFHKFNFVFSVLLMIRFLFTQLIIKPKYIKKV, encoded by the coding sequence ATGAACGATTTAGTATCTATTTTAACTCCAACATATAATACTGAAAAGTTCATTAGAGCAACCATTGAATCAGTTCAGAATCAGACGTATCAAAATTGGGAAATGATTTTGGTTGATGATGCTTCTACAGATAAAACGGTTTCCATTATAAAAGAGTTTGCTCAAAACGATTCTAGAATAAAATTATTCAGATTATCTAAAAATTCAGGAAATGGATTTGCCAGAAATGAAGCTTTAGAAAAGGCTTCAGGAAAATATATCGCTTATCTAGATGCAGATGATGTATGGTTTCCTCAGAAATTGGAAAAGCAGCTTCAGTTTCTAAAAAGCAATAATCTGCCTTTTACTTTTAGCTTTTATGATTGTATTGATGAGGAGGGAAATAATTTAAACAGAAGAGTTGAGTCACCGCAGCCACTAACTTATAAACAACTGTTTTTTTGTAATTATGTAGGCAATCTTACTGCGATTTATGATGCCGAATATTATGGAAAAATCAAATTAGAATCTTCCGAAAAAAGGCAAGATTGGAGGATTTGGCTGACGATTTTAAAACAATTAAAAACGGTAAAAGCTGTGCCGGAACCATTAGCATTTTACAGAATAAGAAAAGATTCTATTTCATCGTCAAAATTCAAATTGATCAAACATAATTTTGGAGTCTATCGAGACTTCCACAAATTCAATTTTGTGTTTTCTGTTTTGTTAATGATAAGATTTTTGTTTACCCAGTTGATAATAAAACCGAAATATATAAAGAAAGTTTAA